In Streptomyces sp. NBC_00569, a single genomic region encodes these proteins:
- a CDS encoding alpha/beta fold hydrolase, which produces MTEYVLVAGAWLGAWAWDDVVPELRAAGHGAHAVTLSGVADKQGVPAGQKTHVQDVVDEVERLGLRDVVLVGHSYAGIPVGQAAERIGDRLKRVVFVDSNVPADGESFVSGWWQGPAALEAVIAANDGYWPPLTAPECEGQGLDDAQVARILAGATPHPGASLSEAAVLSRPPGELPATYIKCLLDGPEPTDDVAELLRGENWRLRELDTGHWPMFSRPGELARILLEEAAI; this is translated from the coding sequence ATGACGGAATACGTATTAGTCGCAGGTGCGTGGCTCGGGGCGTGGGCGTGGGACGACGTGGTGCCGGAGCTGCGCGCGGCCGGGCATGGCGCGCACGCCGTGACGCTCTCCGGGGTCGCCGACAAGCAGGGCGTTCCGGCCGGGCAGAAGACACATGTCCAGGACGTCGTCGACGAGGTGGAGCGCCTCGGACTGCGCGATGTCGTCCTGGTCGGGCACAGCTACGCGGGCATCCCGGTCGGTCAGGCCGCCGAGCGGATCGGTGACCGGCTGAAGCGCGTGGTGTTCGTCGACTCGAATGTTCCGGCGGACGGGGAGTCGTTCGTGTCCGGGTGGTGGCAGGGGCCGGCGGCGCTGGAAGCCGTCATCGCGGCGAACGATGGTTACTGGCCGCCGCTGACTGCGCCCGAGTGCGAGGGGCAGGGGCTCGACGACGCGCAGGTCGCGCGGATCCTGGCCGGGGCCACGCCGCACCCGGGGGCGTCCCTGTCGGAGGCGGCCGTGCTGTCCCGCCCGCCGGGCGAGCTTCCGGCGACGTACATCAAGTGCCTGCTCGACGGGCCTGAGCCGACGGACGACGTGGCCGAGCTTCTGCGCGGCGAGAACTGGCGACTGCGGGAGCTGGACACGGGGCACTGGCCGATGTTCTCCCGGCCGGGGGAGCTGGCGCGGATTCTTCTTGAGGAGGCGGCGATTTGA
- a CDS encoding peptidase, with product MAALSLVLGAASEASAVAIRYPVAPDVRLKVRSGPGTQYQLIKVLPLGARVPINCQKPGETISGTYGTTDLWDNIANGQYVSDAYVKTGSDGYVAPRCA from the coding sequence ATGGCCGCTCTGAGTCTCGTCCTGGGCGCGGCTTCGGAGGCCTCGGCCGTAGCGATCCGCTACCCGGTGGCCCCGGACGTGCGACTGAAGGTACGCAGCGGACCGGGCACCCAATACCAGTTGATCAAGGTCCTGCCGCTGGGCGCCCGCGTACCGATCAACTGCCAGAAGCCTGGCGAGACCATCAGCGGCACGTACGGCACGACGGACCTCTGGGACAACATCGCCAACGGCCAGTACGTCTCCGACGCCTACGTGAAGACCGGCAGCGACGGCTACGTGGCGCCGCGCTGCGCGTAG
- a CDS encoding peptidase, with protein sequence MAVEEIEGAGEAVAAAAQRYYAIAPGTTLNVRSGPGTHYRPVRVLPEGATVPIFCQRPGETVSGPYGTTKIWDNIGVGEYVSDAYVKTGSDGYVAPRCA encoded by the coding sequence ATGGCGGTTGAGGAAATAGAGGGTGCAGGAGAGGCCGTGGCGGCCGCGGCGCAGCGCTACTACGCGATCGCGCCCGGCACGACGCTGAACGTCCGCAGCGGTCCCGGCACGCACTACCGACCGGTCCGCGTGCTGCCGGAGGGCGCCACAGTGCCGATCTTCTGCCAGCGCCCGGGGGAGACCGTCAGCGGCCCCTACGGCACGACCAAGATCTGGGACAACATCGGCGTCGGCGAGTACGTCTCCGATGCGTACGTGAAGACCGGCAGCGACGGCTACGTGGCGCCGCGCTGTGCCTAG
- a CDS encoding serine/threonine-protein kinase produces MPPGRSAGPGAEAELPEYAGHYRLEGRLGSGGMGVVHLARSASGMQLAVKVVHAEFARDPEFRGRFRQEIAAARRVSGAFTAPVVDADPDAERPWMATLFIPGLTLAEHVKQHGPLRHAQLRQVMAGLAEALRDIHRAGVVHRDLKPSNVLLAEDNPKVIDFGISRPKDSELRTETGKLIGTPPFMAPEQFRRPREVGPAADVFALGSVLVHAATGRGPFDSDSPYLVAYQVVHDEPDLTDVPDDLGPLIMRCLAKDPEHRPTPDELMKELRRVSAQYDTQAFIPQQRRAGAGDRGPSHDAAEETHSRSSGAPTDAAGARRSPDGPAARTPEAPGSRATGVIRRRRALIVGGALAVALSIAAATVALTSLSGSGPSSAPSTSTAGRAAHSFKPWASELGGGSGDSAAVMPTCSYGGGALRCAVSGVLAASVDPRDGGVLWSRRSAGADSDSGASPATAPVFSGGLVHAISADGMRLRALDPRTGKPRWDMDIAAYNGRVLHAGGTVLLTAADGTVTGVDGATGRKLWSHRLPGQTQPTLAYFGKGLAYATTMSPDGSTTQVSAVDPESGAVRWQRRISGNLTPVGAPKGAVCFTERNMASETVALVRYVPASDSLHRSRLTTALPQATATLHGDSVYLLAVGGALVAVDTTTGTQRWRVETSISRGSAPAADDRHVYLTAPDGRLLATDVRTGKPLGQTRPRLGSEPGRVVGELPAPVVGEGGRVYGSAPDGSVFGVDGREPGRW; encoded by the coding sequence ATGCCGCCAGGCCGCAGCGCCGGGCCCGGCGCGGAAGCGGAACTTCCTGAGTACGCCGGCCATTACCGCCTTGAAGGGCGTCTGGGTTCCGGCGGCATGGGCGTCGTACATCTGGCGCGGTCCGCCTCGGGAATGCAACTCGCAGTGAAGGTCGTGCATGCCGAGTTCGCCAGGGACCCCGAGTTCAGGGGACGCTTCCGGCAGGAGATCGCGGCCGCACGACGGGTGAGCGGCGCTTTCACCGCGCCCGTCGTGGATGCCGATCCCGATGCCGAACGGCCGTGGATGGCCACGCTGTTCATTCCCGGCCTCACCCTCGCCGAGCATGTGAAGCAGCATGGCCCGCTGCGGCATGCCCAGCTGCGCCAGGTGATGGCCGGGCTCGCCGAGGCTCTGCGGGACATCCACCGTGCCGGGGTCGTGCACCGCGATCTGAAGCCGAGCAACGTACTGCTGGCCGAGGACAACCCGAAGGTGATCGACTTCGGAATCTCCCGGCCGAAGGACAGCGAACTGCGGACCGAGACGGGCAAATTGATCGGTACGCCGCCGTTCATGGCACCGGAGCAGTTCCGCCGGCCGCGCGAGGTGGGACCGGCGGCCGATGTCTTCGCGCTCGGTTCGGTCCTGGTGCACGCGGCGACCGGACGTGGCCCCTTCGACTCCGACAGCCCCTACCTGGTCGCGTACCAAGTGGTCCATGACGAGCCCGACCTGACGGACGTCCCGGACGATCTGGGCCCGCTGATCATGCGCTGTCTCGCCAAGGACCCCGAGCACCGGCCGACCCCCGACGAGCTGATGAAGGAACTGCGACGGGTATCCGCCCAGTACGACACCCAGGCGTTCATACCCCAACAGCGGAGGGCCGGAGCCGGGGACCGTGGGCCGTCCCACGACGCTGCCGAGGAGACGCACAGCCGCTCGTCCGGTGCACCGACCGATGCAGCGGGCGCGAGGCGCTCCCCCGACGGTCCCGCCGCCCGCACACCGGAGGCCCCCGGCAGCCGGGCAACCGGCGTCATCCGTCGGCGGCGTGCTCTGATCGTCGGCGGTGCCTTGGCCGTCGCCCTCTCGATCGCGGCGGCGACCGTCGCCCTCACCTCGCTCAGTGGCAGCGGGCCCTCAAGCGCGCCTTCGACCTCCACGGCCGGTCGTGCGGCGCACAGCTTCAAGCCCTGGGCAAGCGAGTTGGGCGGCGGGTCGGGTGACTCAGCCGCCGTGATGCCGACTTGCTCGTACGGTGGCGGAGCCCTGCGCTGTGCGGTGTCCGGCGTGCTCGCCGCCTCCGTCGATCCGCGTGACGGAGGCGTGCTGTGGAGCCGCAGATCCGCCGGCGCCGACAGCGATTCGGGCGCCTCGCCCGCGACGGCCCCCGTGTTCTCCGGCGGCCTCGTCCACGCGATCAGTGCCGACGGCATGCGTCTGCGCGCGCTCGATCCCCGTACGGGCAAGCCCCGCTGGGACATGGACATCGCCGCGTACAACGGCCGCGTGCTGCACGCCGGCGGTACTGTGCTGCTCACCGCGGCTGACGGGACGGTCACAGGGGTCGACGGCGCCACAGGCCGCAAGCTCTGGAGCCACCGCCTGCCGGGTCAGACGCAGCCCACCCTCGCGTACTTCGGCAAGGGCCTCGCCTACGCGACGACCATGTCCCCGGACGGGTCGACTACGCAGGTCAGCGCCGTGGACCCGGAGTCCGGGGCCGTCCGGTGGCAACGGCGGATCAGCGGGAATCTGACCCCGGTCGGCGCCCCGAAGGGCGCGGTCTGCTTCACCGAGCGCAACATGGCCAGCGAGACCGTCGCTCTGGTCCGCTACGTCCCGGCGAGCGACAGCCTGCACCGGTCACGGTTGACGACGGCCCTTCCTCAGGCGACGGCGACCCTGCACGGCGACTCCGTGTATCTCCTCGCCGTGGGCGGGGCGCTCGTGGCCGTGGACACGACGACCGGCACGCAGCGGTGGCGGGTGGAAACGTCCATCAGCAGGGGCTCGGCACCCGCGGCCGACGACCGCCACGTCTACCTCACCGCCCCCGACGGCCGCCTGCTCGCCACCGACGTCCGCACCGGCAAGCCCCTCGGTCAGACGCGCCCCCGGCTCGGGAGTGAACCCGGGCGGGTGGTCGGGGAGTTGCCCGCGCCCGTAGTGGGTGAGGGAGGACGCGTCTACGGGAGCGCGCCCGACGGAAGTGTGTTCGGGGTGGACGGGCGGGAGCCTGGGCGCTGGTGA
- the ilvD gene encoding dihydroxy-acid dehydratase has protein sequence MPELRSRTVTHGRNMAGARALMRASGVPGADIGRKPIIAVANSFTEFVPGHTHLQPVGRIVSDAITAAGGIAREFNTIAVDDGIAMGHGGMLYSLPSRDLIADSVEYMVEAHCADALICISNCDKITPGMLMAALRLNIPTVFVSGGPMESGRATLVDGTVRTLDLVDAISDAVNDKISDEDILRIEENACPTCGSCSGMFTANSMNCLTEAIGLSLPGNGTVLATHTARKALYENAARTVMDITRRYYEEDDESVLPRNVATFAAFQNAMALDIAMGGSTNTILHLLAAAQEAGVAFGLDEINEVSRRVPCLSKVAPNVAKDRTYYMEDVHRAGGIPALLGELHRAGLLNEDVHSVHSPSLSDWMKTWDVRAGSPSAEAVEMWHAAPGCVRSAEAFSQSERWEALDLDAENGCIRSADHAYSKDGGLAVLRGNLAVDGCVVKTAGVDESIWTFEGPAVVCESQEDAVDKILKKEVTHGDVVVIRYEGPKGGPGMQEMLYPTSFLKGRGLGKTCALVTDGRFSGGTSGLSIGHASPEAASGGTIALVQDGDRIRIDIPNRSIELLVSDDELATRRTALNGVYAPAARDRKVSAALRAYAAMATSADKGAVRDVSKLG, from the coding sequence ATGCCCGAGCTGAGGTCCCGCACAGTCACCCATGGACGCAACATGGCGGGCGCACGCGCCCTTATGCGTGCCTCCGGGGTACCCGGTGCGGACATCGGCCGGAAGCCGATCATCGCCGTGGCCAACTCGTTCACCGAGTTCGTGCCCGGCCACACCCACCTCCAGCCGGTCGGCCGCATCGTCTCCGACGCGATCACGGCGGCGGGCGGCATCGCGCGCGAGTTCAACACGATCGCCGTCGACGACGGCATCGCGATGGGCCACGGCGGCATGCTCTACTCGCTCCCCTCCCGCGACCTGATCGCGGACAGCGTCGAGTACATGGTCGAGGCGCACTGCGCCGACGCCCTGATCTGCATCTCGAACTGCGACAAGATCACGCCCGGCATGCTGATGGCGGCCCTGCGCCTGAACATCCCGACGGTCTTCGTCTCCGGCGGCCCGATGGAGTCCGGCCGCGCCACCCTGGTCGACGGCACCGTCCGCACGCTCGACCTGGTCGACGCGATCTCCGACGCCGTGAACGACAAGATCTCGGACGAGGACATCCTCCGTATCGAGGAGAACGCCTGTCCGACCTGCGGCTCCTGTTCCGGCATGTTCACGGCCAACTCGATGAACTGCCTGACGGAGGCCATCGGCCTCTCCCTCCCCGGCAACGGCACGGTCCTCGCCACGCACACGGCCCGCAAGGCGCTGTACGAGAACGCGGCCCGCACCGTCATGGACATCACGCGCCGGTACTACGAGGAGGACGACGAGTCGGTCCTGCCGCGTAACGTCGCCACCTTCGCCGCCTTCCAGAACGCCATGGCCCTCGACATCGCCATGGGCGGCTCCACCAACACGATCCTGCACCTGCTGGCCGCCGCGCAGGAGGCGGGCGTCGCCTTCGGTCTGGACGAGATCAACGAGGTCTCGCGCCGCGTGCCGTGCCTCTCCAAGGTCGCGCCGAACGTGGCGAAGGACCGCACGTACTACATGGAGGACGTGCACCGCGCCGGCGGCATCCCCGCCCTGCTGGGCGAGCTGCACCGCGCCGGCCTCCTGAACGAGGACGTCCACTCCGTCCACAGCCCGTCGCTCTCCGACTGGATGAAGACGTGGGACGTGCGCGCGGGCTCCCCGTCCGCGGAGGCCGTCGAGATGTGGCACGCGGCCCCCGGCTGCGTCCGCTCGGCGGAGGCGTTCTCCCAGTCGGAGCGCTGGGAGGCCCTCGACCTGGACGCCGAGAACGGCTGCATCCGGTCCGCCGACCACGCGTACTCGAAGGACGGCGGCCTCGCGGTCCTCAGGGGCAACCTGGCGGTCGACGGCTGCGTCGTGAAGACGGCGGGCGTCGACGAGTCGATCTGGACGTTCGAGGGTCCGGCGGTCGTCTGCGAGTCGCAGGAGGACGCGGTCGACAAGATCCTCAAGAAGGAGGTCACGCACGGCGACGTCGTGGTCATCCGCTACGAGGGCCCCAAGGGCGGCCCCGGCATGCAGGAGATGCTCTACCCGACGTCGTTCCTCAAGGGCCGCGGCCTCGGCAAGACCTGCGCGCTGGTCACGGACGGCCGCTTCTCCGGCGGCACGTCGGGCCTGTCCATCGGCCACGCCTCTCCCGAGGCGGCGTCCGGCGGCACGATCGCCCTCGTCCAGGACGGCGACCGCATCCGCATCGACATCCCGAACCGTTCGATCGAGCTCCTCGTCTCCGACGACGAGCTGGCCACCCGCCGCACCGCCCTGAACGGCGTCTACGCCCCGGCCGCCCGCGACCGCAAGGTCTCGGCCGCCCTGCGCGCGTACGCCGCGATGGCGACGAGCGCGGACAAGGGAGCGGTGCGGGACGTCTCGAAGCTGGGCTGA
- a CDS encoding TetR/AcrR family transcriptional regulator, producing the protein MTDPDVPPVRRRGRPSRTQSEAAGPATRDRILEAARAEFSERGYEKTSVRGIAKAAGVDAALVHHYFGTKEQVFEASIAVAFAPALDAPAAIEDGPLDGVGERLTRFIFSVWENPATRAPLLAIVRSAVNNEAAAAVFRRLVAVQLLRKIAGQLDLPPEEAELRAELAAAQLVGIAMLRYVIKVEPLASADVERIVERVAPVVQGHLTGE; encoded by the coding sequence ATGACCGACCCGGACGTCCCTCCCGTACGCCGCAGGGGGCGGCCCTCCCGTACGCAGTCGGAGGCGGCCGGCCCCGCGACCCGCGACCGCATCCTGGAGGCGGCCCGCGCGGAGTTCTCCGAGCGCGGCTACGAGAAGACATCGGTACGCGGCATCGCCAAGGCGGCGGGCGTGGACGCGGCGCTGGTGCACCACTACTTCGGCACGAAGGAGCAGGTCTTCGAGGCGTCCATCGCGGTCGCCTTCGCCCCCGCTCTGGACGCACCGGCCGCGATCGAGGACGGCCCGCTGGACGGCGTCGGCGAGCGCCTCACCCGCTTCATCTTCTCCGTGTGGGAGAACCCGGCGACCCGCGCCCCGCTCCTCGCGATCGTCCGCTCGGCCGTGAACAACGAGGCCGCGGCGGCCGTCTTCCGGCGCCTGGTCGCCGTACAGCTGCTGCGGAAGATCGCCGGGCAGCTGGACCTGCCGCCCGAGGAGGCCGAGCTCAGGGCGGAGCTGGCGGCGGCGCAGCTCGTGGGGATCGCCATGCTGCGTTACGTGATCAAGGTGGAACCGCTGGCGTCGGCGGACGTGGAGCGGATCGTCGAGCGGGTGGCACCGGTGGTGCAGGGGCATCTGACGGGGGAGTGA
- a CDS encoding sugar phosphate isomerase/epimerase family protein, with protein sequence MAEPVVRIPDAKVALSTASVYPESTATAFEIAARLGYDGVEVMVWTDPVSQDIEALRRLSDYHQVPILAVHAPCLLITQRVWSTDPWTKLQRARSAAEKLGASTVVVHPPFRWQRQYARDFVDGVWRMADETDVRFAVENMYPWRYRDREMLAYAPDWDVTKDDYRHFTIDLSHTATARTDAMSMIDRMGDRLGHVHLADGRGSAKDEHLVPGRGTQPCAELLERLALTGFDGHVVIEVNTRRAMSSAEREADLAEALAFTRLHLASAVRVPRS encoded by the coding sequence GTGGCAGAACCAGTGGTGCGCATCCCGGATGCGAAGGTCGCCCTGTCGACGGCCTCGGTCTATCCGGAGTCGACGGCGACGGCCTTCGAGATCGCGGCACGCCTGGGGTACGACGGCGTCGAGGTCATGGTCTGGACCGACCCCGTCAGCCAGGACATCGAGGCCCTGCGCCGGCTCTCCGACTACCACCAGGTCCCGATCCTCGCCGTACACGCGCCCTGTCTGCTGATCACGCAGCGCGTCTGGTCCACGGACCCGTGGACCAAGCTCCAGCGCGCGAGGTCGGCGGCCGAGAAGCTGGGCGCGTCCACGGTCGTCGTCCACCCGCCCTTCCGCTGGCAGCGCCAGTACGCGCGCGACTTCGTCGACGGCGTCTGGCGTATGGCCGACGAGACGGACGTCCGCTTCGCTGTCGAGAACATGTACCCCTGGCGCTACCGCGACCGCGAGATGCTCGCGTACGCCCCCGACTGGGACGTCACCAAGGACGACTACCGGCACTTCACGATCGACCTCAGCCACACCGCGACGGCCCGCACCGACGCGATGTCGATGATCGACCGCATGGGCGACCGCCTCGGCCACGTCCATCTCGCGGACGGCAGGGGATCGGCGAAGGACGAGCACCTGGTCCCCGGCCGCGGCACGCAGCCCTGCGCCGAGCTCCTGGAGCGCCTCGCCCTGACGGGCTTCGACGGGCACGTCGTGATCGAGGTCAACACCCGCCGCGCCATGTCCAGCGCCGAACGTGAGGCCGACCTCGCCGAGGCCCTCGCCTTCACCCGCCTGCACCTCGCGTCGGCGGTCCGGGTCCCCCGCTCATGA
- a CDS encoding Ppx/GppA phosphatase family protein codes for MRLGVLDVGSNTVHLLVVDAHPGARPLPAHSHKAELRLAQLLDDRGAIGPDGVARLTATVRDALEAAEDKGVEDLVPFATSAVREASNADEVLARVKEDTGVELRVLTGEEEARLTFLAARRWFGWSAGKLLVLDIGGGSLEIAFGIDEEPDAAVSLPLGAGRLTAGWLPSDPPDPADIKALRRHVRAQIARSVGEFTRFGKPDHVVATSKTFKQLARLAGAARSTEGLYVQRELKRKSLEDWVPRLAAMTEAELAELPGVSEGRAGQLLAGALVAEGAMDLFGVETLEVCPWALREGVILRRLDHMPAV; via the coding sequence ATGAGACTCGGTGTCCTCGACGTGGGTTCGAACACGGTGCACTTGCTTGTGGTGGACGCGCACCCGGGCGCGCGCCCGCTGCCCGCGCACTCGCACAAGGCGGAGCTGCGGCTCGCGCAACTCCTCGACGACCGCGGCGCCATCGGCCCCGACGGCGTGGCCCGGCTGACCGCCACCGTGCGGGACGCCCTGGAGGCGGCCGAGGACAAGGGCGTCGAGGACCTCGTGCCCTTCGCCACCTCAGCCGTACGCGAGGCCAGCAACGCCGACGAGGTCCTCGCCCGGGTCAAGGAGGACACCGGCGTCGAGCTGCGCGTCCTCACCGGCGAGGAGGAGGCCCGGCTCACCTTCCTCGCGGCCCGCCGCTGGTTCGGCTGGTCGGCCGGGAAGCTGCTCGTCCTGGACATCGGCGGTGGCTCCCTCGAGATCGCGTTCGGCATCGACGAGGAGCCCGACGCCGCGGTGTCGCTGCCGCTCGGGGCGGGGCGCCTGACGGCGGGCTGGCTGCCGAGCGACCCGCCGGACCCCGCGGACATCAAGGCGCTGCGCAGGCACGTACGTGCGCAGATCGCGCGCTCGGTCGGCGAGTTCACGCGCTTCGGCAAGCCCGATCACGTCGTGGCCACGTCCAAGACGTTCAAGCAGCTCGCGCGGCTGGCCGGAGCGGCCCGTTCCACCGAGGGCCTGTACGTCCAGCGGGAGCTGAAGCGCAAGTCCCTGGAGGACTGGGTGCCGCGCCTGGCCGCGATGACGGAGGCGGAGCTCGCTGAGCTCCCCGGGGTCTCGGAGGGCCGCGCGGGCCAGCTGCTCGCGGGCGCGCTGGTGGCCGAGGGGGCCATGGACCTGTTCGGGGTGGAGACCCTGGAGGTCTGCCCCTGGGCGCTGCGTGAGGGCGTCATCCTCAGGCGGCTCGACCACATGCCGGCGGTCTGA